From the genome of Bordetella sp. H567, one region includes:
- a CDS encoding aspartate aminotransferase family protein, whose amino-acid sequence MPTSTPIHAQDIRHQIHPYTNAVKHRTVGPLVIDRGEGIYVYDDQGNKYLEGMAGLWSVAVGFGEPRLVEAASRQMGKLPYYHTFTHKSNAPSIALAERLIGYTQGRMSGAFFTNSGSEANDTVIKFVWYYNNALGRPLKKKIIARQRGYHGVTVASASLTGLAGNHRDFDLPLPQMKHTACPHHYRHAQPGESEEDFATRMAAELEALILQEGADTVAAFIGEPVMGAGGVIVPPRTYWPKIQAVCRKYDVLVIADEVITGFGRLGTFFGSDTYGIEPDIMVLSKQITSSYVPLAAVLVSPKVHETIAENSGRVGTLGHGYTASGHPVATAVALENLNIIEERKLVENAARSGEVLQQELRALAGHPLVGEVRGVGLIAGVELVADKASKRPFDPLGKAGAYAYEQAHAHGLIIRGIQDTVAFCPPLIITPDQVRDMVARFVRTLEDVSRFVAA is encoded by the coding sequence ATGCCGACCTCTACGCCCATCCATGCGCAGGATATCCGCCATCAGATCCATCCCTATACCAATGCGGTGAAGCATCGCACCGTGGGTCCGCTCGTCATCGACCGGGGCGAGGGCATCTACGTTTACGACGACCAGGGAAACAAGTATCTGGAAGGCATGGCCGGACTCTGGAGCGTGGCGGTCGGATTCGGCGAACCGCGCCTGGTGGAGGCGGCGAGCCGCCAGATGGGCAAACTGCCCTACTACCACACGTTCACGCACAAATCGAACGCGCCGTCGATCGCGCTGGCCGAGCGGTTGATCGGCTACACCCAGGGTCGCATGTCCGGTGCGTTCTTTACCAATTCCGGTTCGGAAGCGAACGATACGGTGATCAAGTTCGTCTGGTATTACAACAACGCGCTGGGCCGTCCGCTGAAGAAGAAAATCATCGCGCGGCAGCGGGGCTATCACGGCGTTACGGTCGCCTCGGCCAGCCTTACCGGGTTGGCGGGCAATCATCGCGATTTCGATCTTCCCCTGCCGCAGATGAAGCACACGGCCTGTCCGCATCATTACCGCCATGCACAGCCGGGAGAAAGCGAAGAGGATTTCGCCACCCGGATGGCGGCCGAACTGGAGGCGCTGATCCTGCAGGAAGGCGCCGACACGGTCGCCGCCTTCATCGGCGAGCCGGTGATGGGCGCGGGCGGCGTGATCGTGCCCCCGCGCACCTACTGGCCCAAGATCCAGGCCGTCTGCCGCAAGTACGACGTGCTGGTGATCGCCGACGAAGTCATCACGGGCTTCGGCCGCCTGGGCACCTTCTTCGGCAGCGACACCTACGGCATCGAGCCGGACATCATGGTGTTGTCCAAGCAGATCACGTCTTCCTACGTTCCCCTGGCGGCGGTGCTGGTGTCGCCCAAGGTGCACGAAACGATCGCCGAGAACAGCGGACGCGTGGGTACGCTGGGACATGGCTACACCGCCAGCGGCCATCCGGTTGCCACGGCGGTCGCGCTGGAGAACCTGAACATCATCGAAGAGCGCAAGCTGGTGGAAAACGCGGCCCGTTCCGGCGAAGTGCTGCAGCAGGAGTTGCGTGCCCTGGCCGGCCATCCTCTGGTCGGCGAGGTGCGGGGCGTGGGGCTCATCGCCGGGGTGGAACTGGTGGCCGACAAGGCCAGCAAGCGTCCCTTCGACCCGCTGGGCAAGGCCGGCGCCTACGCCTACGAACAGGCCCACGCGCATGGCCTGATCATCCGCGGCATCCAGGATACGGTGGCGTTCTGCCCACCGCTGATCATTACGCCGGATCAGGTGCGCGACATGGTCGCCCGCTTCGTCCGCACGCTGGAGGATGTCTCGCGCTTCGTGGCCGCCTGA
- the purD gene encoding phosphoribosylamine--glycine ligase has product MKLLVIGSGGREHALAWRLAQSPRVHKVYVAPGNGGTHGGSLQNIPLTQAEELADFVQREGVSLTVVGPEAPLAAGVVDVFRARGLKIFGPTKAAAQLESSKDYAKAFMVRHNIPTARYQTFTDPALAHAYIDQEGAPIVIKADGLAAGKGVVVAATLAEAHAAVDAMLGDGSLGAAGARVVIEECLEGEEASFIVMVDGRNVLALATSQDHKRLKDGDQGPNTGGMGAYSPAPVVTPELHHRIMREVILPTVQGMARDGLPYTGFLYAGVMIASGDDPDRAIKVLEFNCRMGDPETQPIMMRIKSDFVDVVEHAIAGTLNQADIVWDRRTALGVVLAAHNYPGTPRTGDVITGLPEDAADCMVFHAATQLDGDQVKTAGGRVLCVTALGDSVRMARERVYETVDRVAFDGRQYRTDIGWRALKRVPPKPKASP; this is encoded by the coding sequence ATGAAACTCCTGGTTATCGGCTCGGGCGGCCGCGAACATGCCCTCGCCTGGCGCCTGGCGCAATCGCCGCGCGTGCACAAGGTGTACGTCGCGCCCGGCAACGGCGGCACGCACGGCGGCAGCCTGCAGAATATCCCCCTGACGCAGGCGGAAGAGCTGGCGGACTTCGTCCAGCGCGAAGGGGTATCGCTTACCGTGGTCGGCCCGGAAGCGCCCTTGGCCGCCGGCGTGGTCGATGTGTTCCGCGCCCGCGGCCTGAAGATCTTCGGTCCTACCAAGGCCGCCGCGCAGCTGGAAAGCTCCAAGGACTACGCCAAGGCCTTCATGGTGCGGCACAACATCCCCACCGCGCGTTATCAGACTTTCACGGATCCCGCGCTGGCCCACGCCTATATCGACCAGGAAGGCGCGCCCATTGTCATCAAGGCAGACGGCCTGGCCGCGGGCAAGGGCGTCGTGGTGGCGGCCACGCTGGCGGAGGCGCATGCCGCCGTCGACGCCATGCTAGGCGACGGTTCGCTGGGCGCGGCGGGCGCGCGGGTGGTGATCGAGGAATGCCTGGAAGGCGAGGAAGCCAGCTTCATCGTCATGGTCGACGGACGCAACGTGCTGGCCCTGGCCACCAGCCAAGACCACAAGCGGCTGAAGGACGGGGACCAGGGTCCCAACACCGGAGGCATGGGCGCCTACTCACCAGCGCCGGTGGTCACGCCCGAACTGCACCATCGCATCATGCGCGAGGTCATCCTGCCCACAGTGCAGGGCATGGCGCGCGACGGCCTGCCGTACACGGGCTTTCTGTACGCCGGCGTGATGATTGCGTCGGGAGACGATCCCGACCGCGCCATCAAGGTGCTGGAATTCAACTGCCGCATGGGCGACCCGGAAACGCAGCCGATCATGATGCGGATCAAAAGCGATTTCGTGGATGTGGTGGAACATGCCATTGCCGGAACGCTGAACCAGGCGGATATCGTCTGGGACCGGCGCACTGCCCTGGGCGTGGTGCTGGCGGCCCATAACTATCCCGGGACACCCCGTACGGGCGATGTGATCACGGGCTTGCCGGAAGACGCCGCGGATTGCATGGTGTTCCATGCCGCCACGCAACTGGACGGTGATCAGGTCAAGACCGCAGGCGGTCGCGTGCTGTGCGTAACGGCCCTGGGGGACTCGGTGCGCATGGCCCGTGAGCGCGTATATGAAACCGTGGACCGTGTCGCGTTCGATGGCCGCCAATATCGCACCGACATCGGCTGGCGCGCCCTCAAGCGCGTCCCGCCCAAACCGAAGGCTAGCCCTTGA
- a CDS encoding helicase HerA-like domain-containing protein produces the protein MSNTATPIPPLRVARHDGQDLALLAGMANRHGCITGATGTGKTVTLQVLAEQFSRIGTPVFLADVKGDLTGISQAGTAGPKLRERLDALGLPEPAWAAAPAVLWDVFGQQGHPVRATVSDMGPLLLSRMLELNDTQEGVLAMTFKVADDEGQLLLDLKDLRAMLQDVADRAASLKTRYGNVSASTIGAIQRGLLRLESQGAEAFFGEPMLDIADLMRVDAQGHGVVSILAADKLMQAPRLYAIFLLWLLAELYEKLPEVGDPDKPRMVFFFDEAHLLFTDAPKALLDRIEQVVRLVRSKGVGVYFVTQNPLDIPETVLGQLGNRIQHALRAFTPRDQKAVRTAAQTMRANPDLDLEQAITELGVGEALVSLLDSQGRPGMTQRAWIVPPASRIGPATSVERDALRAASPVTGKYEQAIDRESAYEVLARRAAKPADTGSPSGAPHGAGTQAPDGTAAGGGLMGGLNDVLFGSTGPRGGRRDGVVQSMAKTAMRSVARELVRGVLGSLLGSRRR, from the coding sequence ATGTCAAACACCGCCACGCCCATCCCGCCCTTGCGAGTCGCCCGGCACGATGGCCAGGATCTGGCGCTGCTGGCCGGCATGGCAAACCGCCATGGCTGCATTACCGGCGCCACCGGCACCGGCAAAACCGTAACCCTGCAGGTGCTCGCGGAACAGTTTTCCCGCATCGGGACGCCGGTTTTCCTGGCCGACGTCAAAGGCGACTTGACCGGGATTTCGCAGGCCGGCACCGCCGGCCCGAAGCTGCGCGAACGCCTGGATGCCCTGGGGCTGCCCGAGCCAGCCTGGGCCGCTGCGCCGGCCGTGTTGTGGGATGTCTTCGGCCAGCAGGGCCATCCGGTGCGCGCGACGGTCTCCGATATGGGACCGCTGCTGCTGTCCCGCATGCTCGAGCTGAACGACACCCAGGAAGGCGTGCTGGCCATGACGTTCAAGGTGGCCGACGACGAGGGCCAGCTGCTGCTGGACTTGAAGGATCTGCGGGCGATGCTGCAGGACGTCGCCGATCGCGCCGCATCGCTGAAGACCCGCTACGGCAACGTGTCGGCCTCCACCATCGGGGCGATCCAGCGGGGCTTGCTGCGGCTGGAGTCCCAAGGCGCGGAAGCATTCTTCGGCGAACCCATGCTGGACATCGCCGACCTGATGCGGGTCGACGCCCAGGGGCATGGCGTGGTCAGCATTCTGGCGGCGGACAAGCTGATGCAGGCCCCGCGCTTGTACGCGATCTTTCTGCTATGGCTGCTGGCCGAACTCTATGAAAAGCTGCCGGAGGTGGGCGACCCGGACAAGCCGCGTATGGTGTTCTTCTTCGACGAGGCGCATTTGCTCTTCACTGATGCCCCCAAGGCGTTGCTGGACAGGATAGAGCAAGTGGTCCGGCTGGTGCGATCCAAAGGCGTAGGGGTGTACTTCGTTACGCAGAATCCCCTCGATATTCCGGAAACCGTGCTGGGCCAGCTCGGCAACCGCATCCAGCACGCCTTGCGCGCCTTCACGCCGCGCGACCAGAAGGCGGTACGGACGGCCGCGCAGACCATGCGCGCGAATCCGGACCTGGATCTGGAGCAGGCCATTACGGAATTGGGCGTGGGAGAAGCCTTGGTTTCCCTATTGGATAGCCAGGGGCGTCCGGGGATGACGCAACGCGCCTGGATCGTGCCGCCAGCCAGCCGCATCGGGCCCGCCACGTCCGTGGAACGCGATGCGCTGCGTGCGGCCTCGCCCGTCACAGGCAAGTATGAGCAGGCGATCGACCGGGAGTCGGCCTACGAAGTGCTGGCCCGCCGCGCCGCGAAGCCGGCGGACACGGGATCGCCCTCCGGCGCGCCCCACGGCGCAGGCACGCAGGCGCCGGACGGGACGGCAGCCGGTGGAGGCCTGATGGGCGGGCTGAACGACGTGCTGTTCGGCTCCACCGGCCCGCGCGGAGGGCGCCGCGACGGCGTCGTCCAGTCCATGGCGAAGACCGCGATGCGTTCCGTCGCGCGGGAACTGGTGCGCGGCGTGCTGGGCTCCCTGCTGGGGTCCCGCCGCCGCTGA
- a CDS encoding DHA2 family efflux MFS transporter permease subunit: protein MNPASNAVPARPEPPAPTSGQQRPVAYPPLEGSLRIVGSIALSTAVFMNVLDTSIANVSIPTMSGDLGVSTSQGTWVITSFAVANAITVPLTGWLTQRFGQVRLFLASTLLFVLASWLCGFAPTLEALIGFRVLQGAVAGPMIPLSQTLMLASFPKHKAGMALALWSMTTLVAPVAGPLLGGWISDNYSWPWIFYINVPVGLIAAWFSWRIYKDRESVTHKLPIDKAGLVLIVIWVGALQVMLDKGKELDWFQSPTIIALAVTTVVAFVFFIIWELTEAHPIVDLRLFKGRNFTVGAVTLAIAYGVFFGNVVLLPLWLQSNMNYTATDAGIVTAPVGILAIVLTPVIGRMLATRDPRQIVTFAFVVFALVCYMRASFTPQTDMGALMIPTIIQGAAMAAFFVPLTSITLSGLEPWRIPAASGLSNFCRLTAGAFGTSISTTLWENRASLHHARLSETATPGSQAYDQVMHTLGSLGMSAEQGLNALNGMLNTQAFTMSALDVFYGSAVVFLLLTGLVWFARPVRAKDAAAAEAAAGAH from the coding sequence ATGAATCCCGCCAGCAACGCCGTGCCGGCCAGGCCTGAACCGCCGGCGCCCACCTCGGGCCAGCAGCGACCGGTGGCCTACCCGCCCCTCGAAGGCAGCCTGCGCATCGTCGGCTCCATCGCCCTGTCGACCGCGGTGTTCATGAATGTGCTGGACACCTCGATCGCCAACGTCTCTATCCCGACGATGTCCGGCGACCTGGGCGTCAGCACCAGCCAGGGGACCTGGGTCATTACCTCGTTCGCCGTCGCCAATGCCATCACGGTGCCGCTGACGGGCTGGCTCACCCAGCGCTTCGGGCAGGTCCGGCTGTTCCTGGCCTCGACCCTTCTTTTCGTGTTGGCGTCGTGGCTGTGCGGCTTCGCGCCCACGCTGGAGGCCTTGATCGGCTTCCGCGTGCTGCAGGGCGCCGTGGCGGGCCCGATGATCCCCTTGTCGCAGACCCTGATGCTGGCCAGCTTTCCCAAGCATAAGGCCGGCATGGCGTTGGCGTTGTGGTCGATGACCACCCTGGTGGCACCGGTCGCGGGCCCGCTGCTGGGCGGCTGGATCTCCGATAACTACTCCTGGCCCTGGATCTTCTACATCAACGTCCCGGTGGGGCTGATCGCCGCGTGGTTCAGCTGGCGCATCTACAAGGACCGGGAATCGGTCACCCACAAGCTTCCCATCGACAAAGCCGGCCTGGTGCTGATCGTCATCTGGGTCGGCGCCTTGCAGGTGATGCTGGACAAAGGCAAGGAACTGGACTGGTTCCAAAGTCCCACGATCATCGCGCTTGCCGTCACGACCGTGGTGGCCTTCGTCTTCTTCATCATCTGGGAGCTGACGGAAGCCCATCCCATCGTGGACCTGCGGCTGTTCAAGGGGCGCAACTTCACGGTAGGCGCCGTCACGCTGGCGATCGCCTACGGCGTTTTCTTCGGCAACGTGGTACTGCTGCCGCTGTGGCTGCAAAGCAATATGAACTACACCGCCACCGATGCGGGCATCGTGACCGCGCCGGTAGGCATCCTGGCCATTGTGCTTACCCCCGTGATCGGACGCATGCTGGCCACGCGCGATCCAAGGCAGATCGTGACATTCGCCTTCGTCGTCTTCGCGCTGGTCTGCTACATGCGCGCCAGCTTCACGCCACAGACTGACATGGGCGCGCTCATGATTCCGACGATCATCCAGGGCGCCGCCATGGCCGCCTTCTTCGTCCCGCTGACCTCGATCACGCTATCCGGCCTGGAACCCTGGCGCATCCCCGCCGCCTCGGGCCTGTCGAACTTCTGCCGCCTGACGGCGGGCGCGTTCGGCACATCGATCTCCACGACGCTGTGGGAAAACCGCGCAAGCCTGCATCATGCGCGGCTGTCCGAAACCGCGACCCCCGGATCGCAGGCGTACGATCAAGTCATGCACACGCTGGGCTCGCTAGGCATGTCGGCGGAGCAGGGGCTGAACGCGCTGAACGGCATGTTGAATACCCAGGCGTTCACGATGTCCGCGCTGGACGTCTTCTACGGGTCGGCGGTGGTCTTTCTTCTTCTCACCGGCCTGGTATGGTTCGCGCGCCCGGTGCGGGCCAAGGACGCCGCCGCCGCGGAAGCGGCTGCCGGCGCGCACTGA
- the hemF gene encoding oxygen-dependent coproporphyrinogen oxidase: MNAPSAPTPSFESAIESARDYFANLQARIVAALEQADGTTFHTDAWERPEGGGGVSRMLEGGQLFERAAVLFSHVMGRNLPPSASARRPDLAGRPWQAMGVSLVLHPRNPYVPTVHMNVRLFVAPARHSGETPAYWFGGGMDLTPYYPFEEDARHFHRTCRDALAPHGEDYYPRFKKWCDEYFHLKHRGEARGIGGIFFDDLAEPGFDACFALVRDVGDAFLPAYIPIVELRRNKPYGERERDFQAYRRGRYVEFNLVYDRGTLFGLQSGGRTESILLSMPPVAHWRYDWKPEPGTPEAVLAGFLTPREWL; the protein is encoded by the coding sequence ATGAACGCCCCATCCGCACCCACCCCATCCTTCGAATCCGCCATCGAATCCGCGCGAGACTATTTCGCGAACCTGCAGGCGCGCATCGTCGCTGCCCTCGAACAGGCGGATGGCACTACGTTCCACACGGATGCGTGGGAACGGCCCGAGGGCGGCGGCGGGGTCTCGCGGATGCTGGAAGGCGGCCAGCTGTTCGAACGGGCCGCCGTGCTGTTCAGCCATGTCATGGGCCGCAACCTGCCGCCGTCGGCCAGCGCGCGGCGCCCTGACCTGGCCGGGCGCCCCTGGCAAGCCATGGGCGTGTCGCTGGTGTTGCATCCGCGCAATCCCTACGTGCCGACCGTGCACATGAATGTGCGGCTGTTTGTCGCGCCCGCGCGCCACAGTGGCGAAACGCCCGCCTACTGGTTCGGCGGCGGCATGGACCTGACGCCCTACTATCCCTTCGAGGAAGACGCCCGGCATTTCCACCGCACTTGCCGCGACGCGCTCGCCCCGCATGGCGAAGACTACTACCCCCGCTTCAAGAAGTGGTGCGACGAATATTTCCACTTGAAGCACCGGGGAGAAGCGCGCGGGATCGGCGGCATCTTCTTCGACGACCTGGCCGAGCCCGGATTCGACGCCTGCTTCGCCCTGGTCCGCGATGTCGGCGATGCCTTCCTGCCCGCCTATATTCCCATCGTTGAACTGCGCCGGAACAAGCCCTACGGGGAACGCGAACGCGACTTCCAGGCGTATCGCCGCGGCCGCTACGTGGAATTCAACCTGGTCTACGATCGGGGCACCCTGTTTGGCCTGCAGTCTGGCGGGCGCACGGAATCCATTCTGTTGTCCATGCCGCCAGTTGCCCACTGGCGCTATGACTGGAAGCCGGAACCGGGTACGCCGGAAGCCGTCCTGGCCGGCTTTCTCACGCCCAGGGAATGGCTTTGA
- the nadD gene encoding nicotinate (nicotinamide) nucleotide adenylyltransferase, whose protein sequence is MALKRIGLLGGSFDPVHAAHIALARTALRTLDLAQVQLIPAAAPWQRGPLRATPAQRCDMIRLAIADEPSIVLNTTEIDRGGPTYTIDTVSALPVQHRYVWLLGTDQLANFCTWRAWQAIADRVDLAVAMRPGTPPQPPAELQRHMAAQQRQVEILPFAEMPVSASAIRDRLADGLPVDDMLPTPVYQYIRAHHLYHD, encoded by the coding sequence ATGGCTTTGAAACGCATCGGCCTGCTGGGCGGCAGCTTCGACCCCGTGCACGCGGCGCATATCGCGCTGGCGCGGACCGCCTTGCGCACGCTGGATTTGGCGCAGGTACAGCTGATACCCGCGGCCGCGCCCTGGCAAAGGGGCCCGCTGCGCGCTACGCCCGCGCAGCGCTGCGACATGATCCGCCTGGCCATTGCCGACGAGCCCAGCATCGTACTGAATACCACCGAAATCGACCGTGGCGGTCCCACCTATACGATCGACACCGTAAGCGCCCTGCCCGTCCAGCATCGCTATGTATGGCTGCTGGGCACGGACCAGCTGGCCAACTTCTGCACCTGGCGGGCGTGGCAGGCAATCGCCGACCGGGTCGACCTGGCGGTGGCCATGCGCCCCGGAACGCCGCCGCAACCGCCGGCGGAGCTGCAAAGGCATATGGCCGCGCAACAGCGCCAGGTGGAAATTCTGCCGTTCGCAGAGATGCCGGTTTCCGCCTCGGCGATTCGCGATCGACTGGCAGACGGCTTGCCGGTGGACGACATGCTTCCCACGCCGGTATACCAATACATACGCGCCCACCACCTCTACCACGACTGA
- a CDS encoding YebC/PmpR family DNA-binding transcriptional regulator translates to MAGHSKWANIQHRKGRQDAKRGKLWTKIIREITVAARAGGADPESNPRLRLAWDKATDANMPKDNIQRAIQRGAGGADGDNYEEVRYEGYGVGGAAVIVDCMTDNRTRTVAEVRHAFAKNGGNLGQEGSVAFMFKHCGQFIFAPGTPEDKVMETALEAGAEDVVTDAEGVIEVICAPADYAAVRQAFEAAGLKAEMDAVVMKALNETELAGEDAVKMQKLLDALEGLDDVQEVYTTAVLDETGA, encoded by the coding sequence ATGGCCGGACACAGTAAATGGGCCAATATTCAGCACCGCAAGGGCCGCCAGGACGCCAAGCGCGGCAAGCTGTGGACCAAGATCATCCGTGAAATCACCGTCGCCGCGCGTGCGGGGGGTGCCGATCCGGAAAGCAACCCGCGGCTGCGGCTGGCCTGGGACAAGGCAACCGACGCCAACATGCCCAAGGACAACATCCAGCGCGCCATCCAGCGCGGCGCGGGCGGCGCCGATGGCGATAACTACGAGGAAGTTCGCTACGAAGGCTATGGCGTGGGCGGGGCGGCCGTCATCGTCGACTGCATGACCGACAACCGCACCCGCACGGTCGCGGAGGTGCGCCACGCGTTCGCCAAGAACGGTGGGAACCTGGGCCAGGAAGGATCCGTGGCCTTCATGTTCAAGCACTGCGGCCAGTTCATTTTCGCGCCCGGCACGCCCGAGGACAAAGTCATGGAAACCGCGCTGGAAGCCGGTGCCGAAGACGTCGTCACGGATGCCGAGGGTGTGATCGAAGTCATTTGCGCGCCTGCCGACTACGCCGCCGTGCGCCAGGCCTTCGAAGCCGCGGGCCTGAAGGCCGAAATGGACGCCGTCGTCATGAAAGCCCTGAACGAAACCGAGCTCGCGGGCGAGGACGCGGTCAAGATGCAAAAACTGCTCGACGCCCTGGAAGGGCTGGATGACGTGCAGGAGGTGTACACCACCGCCGTCCTCGATGAAACCGGCGCTTGA
- a CDS encoding tartrate dehydrogenase: MAKKHRIAVIPGDGIGKEVVPEGLRVLDAAAAKFGIEFQWDHFDWSCDYYAKHGKMMPDDWARQIGGHEAIFFGAIGWPDAVPDHEALWGSLFRFRRDFDQYINLRPVRLMPGVVSPLANRKPGDIDFFIVRENTEGEYSNSGGKLFAGTEREVVIQESVFTRVGAERVLKFAFELARKRGKHLTAATKSNGISISMPWWDERVAEMGQRYPDVRWDKFHIDILCAHFVQRPDTFDVVVASNLFGDILSDLGPACTGTIGIAPSANLNPERKFPSLFEPVHGSAPDIYGKGIANPIGQIWSGALMLDFLGHPDAAAAVVSAIEHVLANGPRTPDMQGQARTEEVGRAVADRLAAS, from the coding sequence GTGGCTAAAAAACACAGGATCGCGGTAATTCCCGGCGACGGTATCGGCAAGGAAGTGGTCCCGGAAGGGCTGCGCGTGCTGGATGCCGCGGCGGCCAAGTTCGGTATCGAGTTCCAATGGGACCATTTCGACTGGAGCTGCGACTATTACGCCAAGCACGGCAAGATGATGCCGGACGACTGGGCCCGCCAGATCGGCGGCCACGAAGCCATTTTCTTCGGCGCCATCGGATGGCCGGATGCCGTGCCGGACCATGAAGCCCTGTGGGGGTCGCTGTTCCGCTTCCGCCGCGATTTCGACCAATACATCAATCTGCGGCCGGTCCGGCTGATGCCCGGCGTCGTATCGCCCCTGGCCAACCGCAAACCCGGCGATATCGACTTCTTCATCGTGCGTGAAAACACCGAAGGGGAATACTCCAACAGTGGCGGCAAACTGTTCGCCGGCACGGAGCGCGAGGTCGTCATCCAGGAAAGCGTGTTTACGCGCGTGGGAGCCGAACGGGTCCTGAAGTTTGCGTTTGAACTCGCCCGCAAGCGCGGCAAGCATCTGACCGCGGCCACGAAATCCAACGGGATTTCGATTTCCATGCCATGGTGGGACGAGCGGGTTGCCGAAATGGGGCAGCGCTATCCCGACGTGCGGTGGGACAAGTTCCACATAGACATACTGTGCGCGCACTTCGTGCAGCGTCCCGACACCTTCGACGTCGTCGTGGCGTCCAACCTGTTCGGCGATATTCTTTCGGACCTGGGGCCGGCCTGCACGGGCACCATCGGTATTGCACCATCCGCCAACCTCAACCCGGAACGCAAATTCCCTTCCTTGTTCGAGCCCGTGCACGGTTCCGCGCCGGATATCTATGGCAAGGGCATCGCCAACCCCATCGGCCAGATATGGAGCGGCGCCTTGATGCTGGATTTTCTCGGCCATCCCGACGCGGCCGCCGCCGTGGTATCCGCGATCGAGCACGTACTGGCCAACGGCCCCCGTACGCCGGACATGCAGGGGCAGGCGCGCACGGAAGAGGTAGGGCGCGCCGTAGCGGACCGGCTGGCCGCCTCCTGA